A single region of the Solwaraspora sp. WMMD406 genome encodes:
- a CDS encoding gamma-aminobutyraldehyde dehydrogenase, with amino-acid sequence MTDKQTLRNFVDGEYVDPVDGGYQDLIDPCTGEVFAQSPTSGTGDVDRAMYAAATAFEGWRDTTPAQRQLALLKIADAVEARAAELVDAEVRNTGKPRQLTADEELPPSVDQFRFFAGAARMLEGKSAGEYLAGHTSYTRREPIGVCAQVTPWNYPLMMAVWKIAPALAAGNTVVLKPSDTTPLSTLLLAEIAAEFLPPGVFNVVCGDRDTGRALVSHPTPEFVSITGSTRAGMEVAAAAAPDLKRTHLELGGKAPVVIFDDADVAAAAEAIAGAGYFNAGQDCTAATRVLAAPGVHDDFVAALADQARATKTGLPDDPDVAYGPLNNANQLGRVTGFVDRLPDHARLHVGGERVGDRGYFYAPTVVSGVRQPDEIIQDEVFGPVITVQRFTDEDEAVRWANGTRYGLSASVWTRDHGRAMRMTRRLDFGCVWVNTHIPFVSEMPHGGFKHSGHGKDLSLYSLEDYTRVKHVMHALEG; translated from the coding sequence ATGACCGACAAGCAGACGTTGCGCAACTTCGTCGACGGCGAGTACGTCGACCCGGTCGACGGCGGCTACCAGGACCTGATCGACCCGTGCACCGGCGAGGTGTTTGCCCAGTCCCCGACCTCCGGCACCGGCGACGTGGACCGGGCCATGTATGCCGCCGCGACCGCCTTCGAAGGCTGGCGGGACACCACCCCGGCACAGCGGCAACTGGCCCTGCTCAAGATCGCCGACGCGGTCGAGGCCCGCGCCGCCGAGCTGGTCGACGCCGAGGTCCGCAACACCGGCAAGCCGCGCCAGCTGACCGCCGACGAGGAGCTGCCGCCCAGCGTCGACCAGTTCCGGTTCTTCGCCGGCGCGGCCCGGATGCTGGAGGGCAAATCCGCCGGGGAATACCTGGCCGGGCACACCTCCTACACCCGGCGGGAGCCGATCGGCGTCTGCGCCCAGGTGACGCCCTGGAACTATCCGCTGATGATGGCGGTCTGGAAGATCGCGCCCGCGCTGGCCGCCGGCAACACGGTCGTCCTCAAGCCGTCCGACACCACCCCACTGTCCACTCTGCTGCTCGCCGAGATCGCCGCCGAGTTCCTGCCCCCCGGCGTGTTCAACGTGGTCTGCGGCGACCGGGACACCGGCCGCGCCCTGGTGTCCCACCCCACCCCGGAGTTCGTGTCGATCACCGGTTCCACCCGGGCCGGCATGGAGGTGGCGGCGGCCGCCGCACCCGACCTCAAACGCACCCACCTGGAGCTGGGCGGCAAGGCACCGGTGGTGATCTTCGACGACGCCGACGTCGCGGCCGCCGCCGAGGCGATCGCCGGAGCCGGCTACTTCAACGCCGGGCAGGACTGCACCGCGGCGACCCGGGTGCTGGCCGCACCCGGCGTGCACGACGACTTCGTGGCCGCGTTGGCCGACCAGGCCCGCGCCACGAAGACCGGGCTGCCGGACGACCCGGACGTGGCGTACGGGCCGTTGAACAACGCCAACCAGCTGGGCCGGGTGACCGGCTTCGTGGACCGGCTGCCCGACCACGCCCGACTGCACGTCGGCGGTGAACGGGTCGGCGACCGAGGCTACTTCTACGCCCCGACCGTCGTCTCCGGGGTCCGCCAGCCGGACGAGATCATCCAGGACGAGGTCTTCGGCCCGGTGATCACCGTGCAGCGGTTCACCGACGAGGACGAGGCCGTACGGTGGGCCAACGGCACCCGCTACGGCCTGTCCGCGTCAGTGTGGACCCGCGACCACGGCCGGGCGATGAGGATGACCCGCCGGCTCGACTTCGGCTGTGTCTGGGTCAACACCCACATCCCGTTCGTGTCCGAGATGCCGCACGGCGGATTCAAGCACTCCGGCCACGGCAAGGACCTCTCGCTCTACAGCCTGGAGGACTACACCCGGGTCAAGCACGTCATGCACGCTCTAGAGGGCTGA
- a CDS encoding glycosyltransferase, with product MSRPRFSVFTGSNRTRFLDDCLQSLLAQTYSDWEWVVVLNQGARWRPEVVDRRIRLVNADHLSGIGAVKARACAEASGDILVELDHDDMLTSTCLEQLDAAFEADPAAGLVYSDTAQIREDGSRDETRFAATFGWDYREEQVDGRDLLVCRSLPATPHNVSYIWYAPNHVRAFRRDLYEKVGGYDESLGVADDHDLMCRLYQVCEFRHVPECLYLQRMHANNTQRHPDVNAQIQKRTVEIYDSNIELNALAWSRRLGLVALDLGAAHNKPEGYLGLDRIAGPGVDIACDVNLGRIDLPDNSVGVVRATDFLEHVPDKIALFNELYRILAPGGLLLSLTPSTDGRGAFQDPTHVSFYNENSFWYFTNSAYARFVPEIQCRFQVSRLVTYFPSAWHETHKISYVAANLIALKGNARNGGLITI from the coding sequence GTGAGCAGACCTCGATTCAGTGTCTTCACCGGAAGTAACCGGACGCGGTTCCTGGATGATTGCCTCCAGTCGCTACTCGCGCAGACGTACTCGGACTGGGAGTGGGTCGTCGTCCTCAATCAGGGCGCACGATGGCGGCCGGAGGTGGTTGACCGACGGATTCGACTGGTGAATGCCGACCATCTGTCTGGTATTGGCGCGGTGAAAGCTCGTGCCTGTGCCGAGGCTTCGGGCGACATTCTCGTCGAGCTCGACCATGACGACATGCTGACGAGCACCTGCCTCGAGCAACTCGATGCGGCCTTCGAGGCAGATCCTGCGGCCGGACTCGTCTACAGCGACACCGCCCAGATCCGGGAGGACGGCAGCCGCGACGAGACACGCTTCGCGGCGACGTTTGGCTGGGACTACCGAGAGGAGCAGGTCGACGGTCGGGACCTTCTCGTGTGCCGTTCGCTACCTGCCACACCGCACAACGTCAGCTACATCTGGTACGCGCCGAATCACGTTCGCGCGTTCCGGCGGGATCTCTACGAAAAGGTGGGCGGGTATGACGAATCGCTTGGCGTAGCCGATGACCACGATCTGATGTGTCGACTCTACCAGGTCTGCGAGTTCCGCCATGTTCCAGAGTGTCTCTATTTGCAACGTATGCACGCTAACAACACTCAGCGCCACCCTGACGTGAACGCGCAGATCCAGAAGCGTACCGTCGAGATCTACGATTCAAACATCGAGCTGAACGCGTTGGCCTGGTCTCGGCGGCTCGGGTTGGTCGCCCTCGATCTCGGGGCGGCGCACAACAAACCTGAGGGCTATCTCGGCCTAGACCGCATTGCCGGGCCTGGTGTCGACATCGCATGTGACGTTAACCTCGGACGGATCGACCTGCCGGACAACAGCGTCGGCGTTGTGCGCGCGACCGACTTCCTGGAACACGTCCCTGACAAGATCGCTCTCTTCAACGAGCTCTACCGCATCCTCGCCCCAGGCGGACTCCTGCTCTCGTTGACTCCGAGCACCGACGGCCGCGGCGCCTTCCAGGATCCCACCCACGTCTCGTTTTACAACGAGAACTCCTTCTGGTACTTCACTAATTCGGCGTACGCGCGCTTTGTTCCGGAAATTCAATGCCGCTTCCAGGTATCGCGCCTGGTCACCTATTTCCCGAGTGCCTGGCATGAAACCCACAAGATATCGTACGTAGCCGCGAACCTCATTGCACTGAAGGGTAATGCCCGAAACGGGGGACTGATCACCATTTAG
- a CDS encoding tetratricopeptide repeat protein — MKIVRSIGVLACGAALLAGAVACTDDSQSPQPRPTAAAGIETDSSALVNLGIEQGESGDLEKAKESFEQAVASDSGNKFAWFNIGYIAHSQDQIDDAIASYDKALAIDPEFKPAIYNKAIAIEASDAGSAIDLYKEILALDNRASTAYVRLGILLASEGDTAGARSAFGAAVEINPELVPAIPEEYREHYLSDDD; from the coding sequence ATGAAAATCGTACGCTCCATCGGAGTCTTGGCCTGTGGGGCCGCTCTGCTGGCGGGCGCAGTCGCCTGTACTGATGACTCACAGAGTCCGCAGCCACGACCGACAGCTGCCGCCGGCATCGAGACCGACTCTTCGGCTCTCGTCAACCTCGGCATCGAACAGGGGGAATCGGGCGATCTCGAAAAAGCGAAAGAATCGTTTGAGCAGGCAGTAGCAAGCGACAGCGGCAACAAGTTCGCCTGGTTCAACATTGGCTACATTGCGCACTCGCAGGATCAGATCGACGACGCGATCGCAAGCTACGACAAGGCGCTGGCCATCGACCCGGAATTCAAACCAGCGATCTATAACAAAGCAATCGCAATCGAAGCGAGCGACGCGGGATCGGCAATCGACCTATATAAGGAGATCCTAGCCCTCGACAATCGCGCCTCCACAGCGTACGTCCGGTTGGGCATCCTCCTCGCGAGCGAGGGAGACACCGCCGGCGCCAGAAGTGCGTTCGGTGCGGCCGTTGAGATCAACCCGGAACTGGTACCTGCCATTCCGGAGGAGTACCGCGAACACTACCTCTCCGACGACGACTGA
- a CDS encoding glycoside hydrolase family 43 protein, producing the protein MSPVLTRIGTALAAACLLFTSWSVAAPKPAAALDPFTGYLMAHFTGESATGEQIYLAHSTDGLRWTDLNNGSPVLVSTVGTRGVRDPVLVRSPAGDRYWIIATDLRIASGTSWNDAANRGSTSIVVWESTDLVNWSAPRLLNVAGGIPGAGNAWAPEAIYNPATGDYVIYWATNSARNGVTKHRIWYVRTSDFRTVSAPQLYIDRGTGQGIIDTQIIEVPNSVGGYRYYRASADGHITIEASNSILGSWTTLGNLAHLGISNGTGGGNVVEGPMWAQFNGRNEWVLWLDQYATGRGYMPITSTNLGSTQNFRTRSDFALGGNRKRHGSILNLTAAEQSRVLGRWGSTVPVNRIQSYNFPDRYVRHANLDVRIDANVSPAQDAQFRLVPGLADRSGHVSFESVNYPGYYLRHYAYDFVLAANDGSAVFAADASFRRVAGLADSSWTSFQSYNFPDRYIRHYGYQLRLDPITDAQARADATFRVTS; encoded by the coding sequence ATGTCACCCGTCCTCACCCGGATCGGCACCGCCCTCGCCGCCGCCTGCCTGCTGTTCACCTCCTGGTCGGTCGCCGCGCCGAAACCCGCCGCCGCGCTCGACCCGTTCACCGGCTACCTGATGGCCCACTTCACCGGCGAATCGGCCACCGGCGAACAGATCTACCTCGCCCACAGCACCGACGGCCTGCGCTGGACCGACCTCAACAACGGCAGCCCGGTCCTGGTCTCCACCGTCGGCACCCGTGGCGTACGGGATCCGGTCCTGGTCCGATCCCCCGCCGGCGACCGCTACTGGATCATCGCGACGGACCTGCGAATTGCCAGCGGTACCTCCTGGAACGACGCGGCCAACCGGGGCAGCACCTCGATCGTGGTGTGGGAGTCGACCGACCTGGTCAACTGGTCGGCGCCACGACTGCTCAACGTCGCCGGCGGGATCCCCGGAGCCGGTAACGCCTGGGCACCCGAGGCGATCTACAACCCGGCCACCGGGGACTACGTCATCTACTGGGCGACCAACTCCGCCCGCAACGGCGTGACAAAACACCGCATCTGGTACGTACGCACCAGCGACTTCCGTACGGTCAGCGCCCCGCAGCTCTACATCGACCGGGGTACCGGCCAGGGCATCATCGACACCCAGATCATCGAAGTGCCGAACAGCGTAGGCGGCTACCGCTACTACCGGGCGTCGGCCGACGGCCACATCACCATCGAGGCCAGCAACTCGATCCTCGGCTCGTGGACGACCCTCGGGAACCTCGCCCACCTGGGCATCTCCAACGGCACCGGCGGCGGCAACGTCGTCGAAGGGCCGATGTGGGCGCAGTTCAACGGCCGTAACGAATGGGTGTTGTGGCTCGACCAGTACGCCACCGGCCGGGGCTACATGCCGATCACCTCGACCAACCTGGGCAGCACCCAGAACTTCCGGACCCGATCCGACTTCGCCTTGGGCGGCAACCGCAAACGGCACGGGTCGATCCTCAACCTGACCGCCGCCGAGCAGTCCCGGGTCCTCGGTCGCTGGGGCTCCACCGTCCCGGTCAACCGCATCCAGTCCTACAACTTCCCGGACCGGTACGTCCGGCACGCCAACCTTGACGTCCGGATCGACGCCAACGTCAGCCCGGCCCAGGACGCCCAGTTCCGGCTCGTACCCGGCCTGGCCGACCGCTCCGGCCACGTGTCGTTCGAGTCGGTCAACTACCCCGGCTACTACCTACGCCACTACGCGTACGACTTCGTCCTGGCCGCCAACGACGGCAGCGCAGTCTTCGCCGCCGACGCCAGCTTCCGCCGGGTGGCCGGACTGGCCGACTCGTCGTGGACGTCGTTCCAGTCGTACAACTTCCCCGACCGCTACATCCGGCACTACGGCTACCAACTCCGGCTCGACCCGATCACCGACGCCCAAGCGCGCGCCGACGCGACCTTCCGGGTGACCAGCTGA
- a CDS encoding DUF397 domain-containing protein: MNTSSPSWRKSTRSGGVSNCVEVADNLADRVLVRDTKDRDGGTLAFAPSAWRSFVALAKHHH, encoded by the coding sequence ATGAACACAAGTAGCCCTTCATGGCGTAAGTCCACACGGTCGGGCGGCGTGAGCAACTGCGTCGAGGTGGCCGACAACCTCGCCGACCGCGTCCTGGTCCGGGACACCAAGGACCGCGACGGCGGCACCCTGGCCTTCGCCCCGTCCGCCTGGCGCTCCTTCGTCGCGCTGGCCAAGCACCACCACTGA
- a CDS encoding helix-turn-helix transcriptional regulator — protein MDDLPKKLRQLRLSRHMNQTQLAKAVGVSKSLIASFETGRLVPKEDTAKALDKLLNSGDRLQQLSKDGREDRRPWLRSWAEHERRAMLLRCWDLSIIPGLLQREAYMRELFGTIPANKNRVDDLVRIRLARQAAVFDRDEPVELSCLIGETALHQGTREVLKDQLAYLVDASHQPNIRIRIVPDRGVSLHPGLGGPLSLATLSDGRRIAYLDDQLRGRMATTADDIIELEWAWEVINELSLSTVQSRDLILRLIDEHK, from the coding sequence ATGGATGATCTACCCAAGAAGCTCCGGCAGCTCCGGCTGTCCCGGCACATGAATCAGACTCAGTTGGCGAAAGCTGTAGGCGTGTCGAAGTCGCTGATTGCCAGCTTCGAGACGGGCCGGCTGGTGCCGAAGGAGGACACCGCGAAGGCTCTCGACAAGTTACTAAACTCCGGTGACCGGCTTCAACAACTGTCGAAGGACGGCCGCGAGGACCGCCGACCGTGGCTGCGCTCGTGGGCCGAACACGAACGGCGCGCGATGCTCCTGCGCTGCTGGGACTTGTCGATCATCCCTGGGCTGCTGCAACGCGAGGCGTACATGCGAGAGCTGTTCGGGACGATCCCGGCAAACAAGAACAGGGTCGACGACCTGGTGAGGATCCGCCTCGCCCGGCAGGCGGCGGTCTTCGACCGTGATGAGCCGGTCGAGCTGTCGTGCTTGATCGGCGAGACCGCCCTACATCAGGGGACGCGAGAAGTTCTCAAAGATCAGCTTGCTTACCTGGTCGACGCCAGCCACCAGCCGAACATCCGCATCCGGATCGTGCCGGACCGTGGCGTGAGCCTGCACCCCGGCCTTGGCGGACCACTCTCGCTTGCCACTCTGAGTGATGGCCGCCGGATCGCCTACCTCGACGATCAGCTACGCGGCAGGATGGCGACCACCGCAGACGACATCATCGAACTAGAGTGGGCGTGGGAGGTCATCAACGAGCTCTCGTTGTCGACTGTCCAGAGCCGCGACTTGATTCTAAGGTTGATCGATGAACACAAGTAG
- a CDS encoding Uma2 family endonuclease, giving the protein MTVEMVAPAWMHEQVTAEQYATWTEEQCAGIEIVDGMVLVSPSASKRHNRLARLLANALDSAAGPEWNADTDFDVRLHDVPLNNRRPDVTVYRADTIDVTPTRPEHVLLVAEVVSPGSETTDRIVKADQYARVGIQFYWRVEQAATGAPLVYTYVLDPATGRYRDGEIFTGVVKVSAPFFLELDLGQL; this is encoded by the coding sequence ATGACCGTCGAGATGGTCGCGCCGGCCTGGATGCATGAGCAGGTCACGGCCGAGCAGTACGCGACGTGGACAGAAGAGCAGTGCGCCGGCATCGAGATCGTGGATGGGATGGTCCTCGTGAGCCCGAGCGCCTCCAAGCGGCACAATCGCCTGGCAAGGCTGCTGGCGAACGCCCTGGACAGTGCCGCCGGGCCGGAGTGGAACGCGGACACCGACTTCGACGTTCGGCTTCACGACGTGCCGCTGAACAACCGCCGTCCGGACGTGACGGTCTATCGCGCGGACACCATCGACGTCACCCCGACTCGCCCGGAGCATGTGCTGCTGGTGGCCGAGGTGGTCTCGCCCGGGTCGGAGACGACCGACCGGATCGTCAAGGCTGACCAGTACGCCAGGGTTGGAATTCAGTTCTACTGGCGGGTCGAGCAGGCCGCCACGGGCGCGCCTCTCGTCTACACGTACGTTCTTGACCCAGCGACGGGACGCTACCGCGACGGCGAGATCTTCACCGGCGTCGTGAAGGTGTCCGCGCCCTTCTTCCTTGAGCTCGATCTCGGCCAGCTGTGA
- a CDS encoding aldehyde dehydrogenase family protein, which translates to MEHAAADPTVPVPFWLAGEPAHGDTPLAVHHPYGGRLVGQTSYATPDQVERAVAAAQQLAPVAAALPAYRRAAALDHISARLAQRADEIARLITAENGKPLKWARAEVNRAVSTFRWAAEEARRFSGDLQRLDTDPAAAGRMAVVRRVPRGPVLGISPFNFPLNLVAHKVAPAIAVGAPIILKPAPATPLTALLLGELIAEATEPDGLDTGLPAGMVSVLPVPNDRAGDLVADPRLPVVSFTGSGPVGALIRRSVPEKHVTLELGGNAAAVICEDWTGDEELTWAAQRIATFANYQAGQSCIAVQRVYVHEWLYDGFLPRLVDAVQRLRVGDPTDEATDVGPLINEDAAIRVESWVDEAVTAGATIDVGGRRDGATYPPTVLTLVPPDAKVLTEEVFGPVLVVQRVENDAAAFAAVNDSAYGLQAGVFTHNLQTAFTAHRTLAVGGVIVGDVPSYRADQMPYGGVKGSGVGREGVRSAMDDYTDPRVMVLTGLDL; encoded by the coding sequence ATGGAGCACGCCGCCGCCGACCCGACCGTACCGGTGCCGTTCTGGCTGGCCGGGGAGCCGGCGCACGGCGACACGCCGCTGGCCGTGCACCACCCGTACGGCGGACGGCTGGTCGGACAGACCAGCTATGCCACGCCCGACCAGGTCGAGCGGGCCGTCGCCGCCGCGCAGCAGCTCGCACCGGTGGCCGCCGCGCTGCCCGCGTACCGCCGGGCCGCCGCCCTCGACCACATCAGCGCCCGGCTCGCGCAGCGCGCCGACGAAATCGCCCGACTGATCACCGCCGAAAACGGCAAACCGCTGAAATGGGCGCGGGCCGAGGTGAACCGGGCCGTCTCCACGTTCCGCTGGGCCGCCGAGGAGGCCCGCCGCTTCTCCGGCGACCTGCAGCGCCTCGACACCGACCCGGCCGCCGCCGGGCGGATGGCGGTGGTCCGCCGGGTGCCGCGCGGACCGGTACTGGGCATCTCGCCGTTCAATTTTCCGCTGAACCTGGTCGCGCACAAGGTCGCCCCGGCGATCGCGGTCGGCGCGCCGATCATCCTCAAGCCGGCCCCGGCGACCCCGCTGACCGCGCTGCTGCTCGGCGAGCTGATCGCCGAGGCCACCGAGCCGGACGGACTGGATACCGGGCTGCCCGCCGGCATGGTGTCCGTACTCCCGGTGCCCAACGACCGGGCCGGCGACTTGGTCGCCGACCCGCGCCTGCCGGTGGTGTCGTTCACCGGCTCCGGCCCGGTCGGCGCGCTGATCCGCCGATCGGTCCCGGAGAAGCACGTCACCCTGGAGTTGGGCGGCAACGCGGCGGCGGTCATCTGCGAGGACTGGACCGGCGACGAGGAGCTGACCTGGGCGGCGCAGCGCATCGCCACCTTCGCCAACTATCAGGCCGGGCAGAGCTGCATCGCCGTGCAACGGGTCTACGTGCACGAATGGCTCTACGACGGCTTCCTGCCCCGGCTCGTCGACGCCGTACAACGATTGCGGGTCGGTGACCCGACCGACGAAGCCACCGACGTCGGGCCACTGATCAACGAAGACGCCGCGATCCGCGTCGAGTCCTGGGTGGACGAAGCGGTGACCGCCGGGGCCACCATCGACGTCGGTGGCCGCCGCGACGGCGCGACCTATCCGCCGACCGTACTGACCCTGGTGCCGCCCGACGCCAAGGTGCTCACCGAGGAGGTCTTCGGCCCGGTGCTCGTCGTACAGCGGGTCGAGAACGACGCGGCGGCGTTCGCGGCGGTCAACGACTCGGCGTACGGGCTGCAGGCCGGCGTCTTCACCCACAACCTGCAGACCGCGTTCACCGCGCACCGCACCCTGGCCGTCGGCGGGGTGATCGTCGGTGACGTGCCGTCGTACCGGGCCGACCAGATGCCGTACGGCGGGGTCAAAGGCAGCGGCGTCGGCCGCGAAGGTGTCCGTAGCGCGATGGACGACTACACCGACCCGCGTGTCATGGTCCTCACCGGACTCGACCTGTAG
- a CDS encoding IS630 family transposase, translated as MADLVRVRRLSDHEGQQLLRITRRGTGSPIRLRRAMVVLASAGGNTVPAIARLVQADEDTIRQVIHRFNEMGMASLDPRWAGGRPRQISPDDETFIIETATTRPEKLGRPFTRWSVRKLADHLSSHASRRVQVGRERLRQILHRHKITFQRTKTWKESTDPDRDAKLARIEEVTARFPHRVFAFDEFGPLVIRPQAGAGWAPAGHPRRLPANYHKLHGVRQFHGCYSVGDDQLWGVVRRHKSAANTLAALKSIRAARPDGAPIYVILDNLSAHRGRTIRGWAARNKVELCFTPTYASWANPIEAQFGPLRTFVIAGSNHPNHPALTRRLQTYLRWRNANARHPDVLAAQRRERARIRSERQQRWGQPTTRAA; from the coding sequence GTGGCAGATCTTGTACGTGTACGGCGGTTGAGTGACCACGAAGGTCAGCAGCTGCTGCGAATCACCCGCAGGGGAACCGGTTCCCCGATCCGACTGCGACGCGCGATGGTCGTGCTCGCCTCGGCCGGCGGGAACACCGTGCCGGCGATCGCCCGCCTGGTACAGGCCGACGAGGACACGATCCGGCAGGTCATCCACCGGTTCAACGAGATGGGCATGGCCAGCCTGGACCCTCGGTGGGCGGGTGGCCGTCCCCGCCAGATCAGTCCCGATGACGAGACGTTCATCATCGAGACGGCCACCACCCGCCCCGAGAAGCTGGGGCGGCCGTTCACCCGCTGGAGCGTGCGCAAGCTCGCCGACCACCTGAGCTCGCACGCCTCCCGTCGCGTCCAGGTGGGGCGGGAACGACTTCGGCAGATCCTGCACCGACACAAGATCACCTTCCAACGGACGAAGACGTGGAAGGAGTCCACCGACCCCGACCGGGACGCCAAGCTCGCCCGCATCGAGGAGGTGACCGCCCGGTTCCCGCACCGGGTGTTCGCTTTCGACGAGTTCGGGCCCCTGGTGATCCGTCCGCAGGCCGGCGCCGGATGGGCACCGGCCGGACACCCGCGCCGGCTACCCGCGAACTATCACAAGCTGCACGGCGTCCGACAGTTCCACGGCTGCTACTCCGTCGGCGACGACCAACTCTGGGGCGTCGTCCGACGACACAAGAGCGCCGCGAACACCCTCGCCGCCCTAAAGTCGATCCGCGCCGCCCGTCCGGACGGGGCACCGATCTACGTCATCCTGGACAACCTCTCCGCGCACAGAGGCCGCACGATCCGCGGGTGGGCGGCCCGGAACAAGGTCGAACTCTGCTTCACCCCGACCTACGCCTCCTGGGCCAACCCGATCGAGGCCCAGTTCGGGCCACTGCGCACCTTCGTCATCGCCGGGTCGAACCACCCCAACCACCCCGCCCTGACCCGGAGGCTGCAGACATACCTACGCTGGCGCAACGCCAACGCCCGTCATCCCGACGTCCTGGCCGCCCAACGCCGCGAACGAGCCCGCATACGCAGCGAACGACAACAACGCTGGGGCCAACCCACTACCCGCGCAGCCTGA
- a CDS encoding phosphomannomutase/phosphoglucomutase — MSDLSKIVKAYDVRGTTPDQLNEAVARAIGTAFVQVLRDNGEKADKIVIAHDMRDSSPPLADAFAAGANAAGAEVLHGGLASTDLLYYASGALDLPGAMFTASHNPAQYNGIKMCRAGAAPIGQDSGLTDIRDRAQALLDSGETPTGEDRVDRHDLLADYAAHLRTLVDLSGIRPLKVVVDAGNGMGGYTVPAVLGDSVLPALPLDIIPMYFELDGSFPNHEANPLDPANIVDLQQAVRDHGADLGLAFDGDADRCFVVDERGEPVSPSAITALVATRELAKYPGSTIIHNLITSSAVPEIVSENGGQPVRARVGHSFIKAEMARTNAVFGGEHSAHYYFRDFWFADTGMLAAMHMLAALGEQDRPLSELAHAYERYVASGEINSTVDDQQAKLAAVTAAYADADTDELDGLTVRFADGAWFNIRASNTEPLLRLNVEAPTGERMSELRDGVLALIRG; from the coding sequence TTGTCTGACTTGTCCAAAATCGTCAAGGCCTACGACGTCCGTGGCACGACTCCCGACCAGCTCAACGAGGCGGTCGCCCGGGCGATCGGTACCGCCTTCGTCCAGGTGCTACGGGACAACGGCGAGAAGGCCGACAAGATCGTCATCGCCCACGACATGCGCGACTCGTCACCGCCGCTGGCCGACGCCTTCGCCGCTGGCGCCAACGCGGCCGGCGCCGAGGTGCTGCACGGCGGCCTGGCCTCCACCGACCTGCTCTACTACGCCTCCGGTGCGCTCGACCTGCCCGGTGCGATGTTCACCGCCAGCCACAACCCGGCCCAGTACAACGGCATCAAGATGTGCCGGGCCGGCGCGGCCCCGATCGGCCAGGACTCCGGCCTGACCGACATCCGGGACCGGGCGCAGGCGTTGCTGGACAGCGGCGAGACGCCGACTGGTGAGGACCGGGTCGACCGGCACGACCTGCTCGCCGACTACGCCGCCCACCTGCGGACCCTCGTCGACCTGTCGGGGATCCGGCCGCTCAAGGTGGTGGTCGACGCCGGCAACGGGATGGGCGGCTACACCGTACCGGCGGTGCTCGGCGACAGCGTCCTGCCCGCGTTGCCGCTGGACATCATTCCCATGTACTTCGAGCTGGACGGCTCCTTCCCCAACCACGAGGCCAACCCGCTCGACCCGGCCAACATCGTCGACCTGCAGCAGGCCGTCCGGGACCACGGCGCCGACCTCGGGCTCGCGTTCGACGGTGACGCCGACCGCTGCTTCGTCGTCGACGAGCGCGGCGAACCGGTCTCCCCGTCGGCGATCACCGCCCTGGTCGCCACTCGTGAGCTGGCCAAATATCCGGGTTCGACGATCATCCACAACCTGATCACCTCCAGCGCCGTACCGGAGATCGTCAGTGAGAACGGCGGCCAGCCGGTCCGGGCCCGGGTCGGTCACTCGTTCATCAAGGCCGAGATGGCCCGGACCAACGCGGTCTTCGGCGGCGAACACTCCGCGCACTACTACTTCCGGGACTTCTGGTTCGCCGACACCGGCATGCTGGCCGCGATGCACATGCTGGCCGCCCTCGGGGAGCAGGACCGGCCGCTGTCCGAGCTGGCCCACGCGTACGAACGGTACGTCGCGTCCGGCGAGATCAACTCGACGGTCGACGACCAGCAGGCCAAGCTGGCGGCGGTCACGGCCGCGTACGCCGACGCCGACACCGACGAACTCGACGGCCTGACCGTACGGTTCGCCGACGGCGCCTGGTTCAACATCCGGGCCTCCAACACCGAACCGTTGCTGCGGCTCAACGTGGAGGCACCGACCGGCGAACGGATGAGCGAGCTGCGCGACGGCGTACTCGCGCTGATCCGCGGCTAG
- a CDS encoding Trm112 family protein, protein MALDSQLLEILACPDTHHTPLDYDAEAATLTCPQCQRIFEVRDGIPVLLLDEARGGPSEAA, encoded by the coding sequence ATGGCCCTGGATTCGCAGTTGCTGGAGATCCTCGCCTGCCCGGACACCCACCACACACCGTTGGACTACGACGCGGAGGCGGCGACGCTGACCTGCCCGCAGTGCCAGCGGATCTTCGAGGTGCGCGACGGCATTCCGGTGCTCCTGCTCGACGAGGCCCGTGGCGGCCCTTCCGAGGCCGCCTGA